In Bacteroidota bacterium, a single window of DNA contains:
- a CDS encoding sugar transferase, whose amino-acid sequence MNKLLRIFLYVFFDWLAASISWIAVFLVRKELIEPARHGYHIPIGNDKNLILGLIIIPVLWLFMYWFFGYYRHIFRRSRLKELGQTLLTTIIGTLIIFFSLMLDDTIVNYKSYYFSYSVLFISQFVLTYLFRFLLSSYTNSQLNKGRWGFNTLLVGGGEKALRLYKQLVQSKKSEGYKFVGVCTNGVFIEEMKQLNVPFLGSYENIHQIIKDHKIEEVILAFESSEISKINKVISSIDQENVFLKIPPDDYHILSGMVKMNNILGTVLIELNFAVMKPWEQNFKRIFDIILASIALALALPFLLCIALVVKIGSKGSVFFIQERLGYKGKPFNIIKFRTMVVDAEKNGPQLSSDHDPRITKFGKFLRKSRLDEFPQFFNVITGEMSIVGPRPERDFYAKQIKNYAPHYDRLYMVKPGITSWGQVKFGYAENVEQMVQRSFYDLLYIENYSFALDLKILIYTALIMLQGRGK is encoded by the coding sequence TTGAATAAGTTACTAAGAATATTTTTGTATGTCTTTTTTGACTGGCTTGCTGCGAGCATTTCATGGATAGCTGTATTCTTGGTTCGAAAAGAACTTATAGAGCCCGCCAGACACGGATATCACATTCCGATTGGAAATGATAAAAACCTGATATTGGGGCTTATCATCATTCCGGTGCTATGGCTTTTTATGTATTGGTTTTTTGGTTATTATCGTCATATTTTCAGACGTTCAAGATTAAAAGAACTTGGACAAACTCTCCTCACCACAATTATTGGTACGCTTATTATTTTCTTTTCTTTGATGTTGGATGATACAATTGTCAACTATAAGAGTTATTACTTTAGTTATTCTGTATTGTTTATTTCACAGTTTGTGTTGACCTATTTGTTTAGATTTCTTTTGTCAAGCTATACCAATTCCCAATTAAATAAGGGACGTTGGGGGTTCAATACCTTACTGGTAGGAGGGGGCGAAAAGGCTTTGCGATTATATAAACAACTTGTTCAATCCAAAAAGTCCGAAGGGTATAAGTTTGTAGGGGTTTGTACCAATGGGGTTTTCATTGAAGAAATGAAACAATTAAATGTGCCGTTTCTGGGTTCCTATGAAAATATTCATCAAATCATTAAAGACCATAAGATTGAAGAGGTAATCCTTGCGTTTGAAAGTTCTGAAATTTCTAAAATCAATAAGGTCATTTCTTCTATTGACCAAGAAAATGTTTTTCTGAAAATTCCTCCCGATGATTATCATATACTTTCGGGTATGGTAAAGATGAACAATATATTAGGTACGGTCCTTATCGAGTTGAATTTCGCGGTAATGAAACCTTGGGAGCAAAATTTCAAAAGGATATTTGATATCATACTGGCTTCTATTGCTTTGGCTCTTGCTTTACCCTTTCTATTATGTATTGCTTTGGTGGTTAAAATAGGTTCTAAGGGTTCCGTTTTTTTTATACAAGAAAGGTTGGGATACAAAGGCAAACCATTCAATATTATTAAATTTAGAACGATGGTTGTTGATGCCGAAAAAAACGGACCACAACTCAGCAGTGATCACGATCCGCGCATTACGAAATTTGGAAAATTTTTGCGCAAATCCCGCTTGGATGAATTCCCGCAGTTTTTTAATGTAATCACAGGCGAAATGTCCATTGTAGGTCCGCGCCCCGAAAGGGATTTTTATGCAAAGCAAATTAAAAATTATGCCCCTCATTATGACCGTTTATATATGGTCAAACCGGGTATTACATCATGGGGACAAGTGAAGTTTGGTTATGCCGAGAATGTGGAACAAATGGTGCAACGCTCTTTTTATGATTTGCTTTACATAGAGAATTATTCATTTGCGCTTGACCTGAAAATCCTTATTTATACTGCCTTGATTATGTTGCAAGGTAGGGGTAAGTAA